The following proteins are co-located in the Candidatus Accumulibacter cognatus genome:
- the rsmG gene encoding 16S rRNA (guanine(527)-N(7))-methyltransferase RsmG: MTPATELAQGLHVLGIDLSHAAQNKLLAYVTLLDKWNKTYRLTGLKDPSLAVSHHLLDSLAILPFIEGKTLLDVGSGGGMPGIPLAIARPELGVVLLDSNAKKTAFLQQVAIELGLVNIAVHCGRVEAYRPVASFSAISARAFSDLGEFVRLSRHLLQTGGHWLAMKGLRPQDEMANLSVDVVVDAVHRLKVPGITGERHLVIMSSSQAQH; this comes from the coding sequence ATGACGCCGGCCACGGAACTCGCGCAGGGACTGCATGTCCTGGGGATCGATCTTTCGCACGCCGCACAGAATAAGCTGCTCGCTTACGTGACCCTGCTCGACAAGTGGAATAAGACCTATCGTCTGACCGGCCTGAAAGATCCGTCGCTGGCGGTTAGCCATCACTTGCTCGATTCGCTGGCGATCCTGCCCTTTATCGAGGGGAAGACACTACTCGACGTGGGCAGCGGTGGCGGCATGCCCGGTATCCCGCTGGCCATCGCCCGCCCGGAACTGGGGGTGGTCCTGCTGGACAGCAATGCGAAAAAGACGGCCTTTCTGCAACAGGTGGCGATTGAGCTTGGGTTGGTGAATATTGCCGTACACTGTGGCCGTGTTGAAGCGTACAGGCCCGTGGCCAGTTTCTCAGCGATCAGCGCACGCGCATTTTCCGATCTCGGCGAGTTCGTGAGACTGTCGCGTCACCTGTTGCAAACGGGGGGTCATTGGCTGGCCATGAAAGGCCTTCGGCCGCAGGACGAAATGGCAAATCTGTCGGTTGATGTGGTCGTGGACGCAGTGCATCGCTTGAAGGTGCCGGGCATCACCGGTGAACGGCACCTGGTAATCATGAGCAGCAGTCAGGCGCAGCATTGA
- the mnmG gene encoding tRNA uridine-5-carboxymethylaminomethyl(34) synthesis enzyme MnmG, with the protein MLFPERFEVIVVGGGHAGTEASLAAARMGIRTLLLTHNLETLGAMSCNPSIGGIGKGHLVKEIDALGGAMAEATDESGIQFRILNASKGPAVRATRAQADRVLYRQAIRRRLENQPNLVIFAQACDDLILEGDHVAGVVTQLGVRFSARTVVLTAGTFLNGRIHVGLSNHSGGRMGDPPSVSLAARLRELQLPAGRLKTGTPPRLDGKTIDFSTLTEQCSDHPLPVFSFLGDAAQHPRQLPCWVTSTNARTHAIIRENLDRSPMYTGVIEGIGPRYCPSIEDKIHRFSAKESHQVFLEPEGLTTHEIYPNGISTSLPFDVQLAIVRSMRGLGNCHILRPGYAIEYDYFDPRGLRSSLETKALRGLFFAGQINGTTGYEEAAAQGLLAGINAALQVQEKEPWTPRRDEAYLGVLADDLITRGVSEPYRMFTSRAEYRLSLREDNADLRLTEQGHRLGLVGEQRWAVFCEKREAIVREQERLKSTWVQPAKLADEDTSRIFGKPLEHEYNLHDLLRRPDVSYSALMTLCLGDVSVDTGLRDPQVIEQVENQAKYQGYIERQRDDVNKHLANEETFFPDDFDFCSITGLSREVQQKLVLHRPQTLGQASRIQGVTPAAVSILLVHLKRAQLNAQRQRIAGCGS; encoded by the coding sequence ATGTTATTTCCTGAGCGTTTCGAGGTCATTGTTGTAGGGGGTGGCCATGCCGGCACGGAAGCGTCGCTCGCTGCCGCGCGGATGGGCATCAGGACCTTGCTGCTGACGCACAACCTGGAGACACTCGGCGCGATGAGCTGCAACCCGTCGATCGGTGGCATCGGCAAGGGGCATCTGGTCAAGGAGATTGATGCTCTGGGCGGGGCGATGGCCGAGGCTACCGACGAGTCCGGCATCCAGTTCCGGATTCTCAATGCGAGCAAGGGTCCGGCGGTGCGCGCGACGCGTGCGCAGGCAGATCGCGTGCTGTACCGGCAGGCGATCCGCCGTCGCCTCGAAAACCAGCCAAATCTGGTGATCTTTGCGCAGGCATGTGATGACCTGATCCTCGAAGGCGACCATGTTGCAGGTGTCGTGACCCAGTTGGGAGTGCGCTTCTCCGCGCGAACCGTAGTCCTTACGGCTGGCACCTTCCTGAACGGCCGGATTCACGTGGGTTTGTCCAATCATAGCGGTGGCCGTATGGGTGATCCACCGTCGGTTTCGCTGGCCGCCCGCCTGCGCGAATTACAATTGCCGGCCGGCAGGCTCAAGACCGGCACACCGCCACGGCTGGATGGCAAGACCATCGATTTCTCGACCTTGACTGAGCAATGTTCGGACCATCCCTTGCCAGTTTTCTCGTTTCTTGGCGACGCTGCCCAGCATCCACGACAGTTGCCGTGCTGGGTGACCAGCACCAACGCTCGGACGCATGCGATCATCCGGGAGAACCTCGACCGATCTCCGATGTACACCGGTGTGATCGAAGGTATAGGTCCGCGCTATTGCCCGTCGATCGAAGACAAGATTCATCGTTTTTCGGCTAAGGAAAGCCATCAGGTCTTTCTTGAGCCGGAAGGCTTGACAACCCACGAGATTTACCCGAATGGGATTTCGACCAGTCTGCCTTTTGATGTCCAGTTGGCCATCGTCCGCTCGATGCGCGGTCTCGGGAACTGCCACATCCTGCGCCCCGGCTACGCCATCGAATATGATTACTTTGATCCGCGCGGCCTGCGCAGCTCACTGGAAACGAAGGCTTTGCGTGGTCTTTTCTTCGCCGGTCAGATCAACGGTACCACCGGTTACGAGGAAGCTGCGGCGCAAGGCCTGCTGGCCGGTATCAACGCCGCCCTGCAGGTGCAGGAAAAGGAGCCCTGGACACCTCGTCGGGACGAGGCCTACCTGGGCGTTCTGGCCGACGATCTGATCACTCGTGGCGTCTCAGAGCCTTACCGGATGTTTACCAGTCGCGCGGAGTACCGCTTGTCACTGCGTGAGGACAATGCCGACCTGCGTCTGACCGAACAAGGCCATCGTTTGGGGCTGGTGGGCGAGCAGCGCTGGGCAGTATTTTGCGAGAAGAGGGAGGCGATCGTACGCGAGCAGGAGCGCCTGAAGTCGACCTGGGTACAGCCGGCAAAGCTTGCAGATGAAGACACGAGCAGGATCTTCGGCAAGCCTCTGGAGCACGAATACAACCTGCATGATCTGCTGCGCCGCCCGGACGTGAGTTACTCTGCTTTGATGACGTTGTGCTTGGGCGATGTTTCGGTGGACACGGGTCTGCGCGATCCACAGGTCATCGAACAGGTCGAGAACCAAGCCAAGTATCAGGGCTACATCGAACGTCAACGGGATGATGTGAACAAGCATCTGGCCAACGAGGAAACGTTCTTTCCCGACGATTTCGACTTTTGCAGCATTACGGGCTTGTCCAGGGAGGTTCAGCAAAAGCTCGTTCTGCATCGTCCACAGACTCTGGGGCAGGCTTCCCGCATTCAGGGAGTGACCCCGGCGGCCGTCTCGATCCTGCTGGTGCATTTGAAGCGTGCACAACTGAATGCGCAGCGCCAGCGAATCGCCGGTTGTGGTTCATGA
- the ahpC gene encoding peroxiredoxin codes for MSLINTEIKPFKTTAFHNGKFGPVSDADLKGKWSVVVFYPADFTFVCPTELGDLADEYESFQKIGVEVYAVSTDTHFTHKAWHDASETIKKIRYPMLGDPTGTITRNFDVMIEEEGLALRGTFVINPEGIIKVCEIHDLGIGRDAKELLRKVQAAQYVASHPGEVCPAKWTPGDATLAPSLDLVGKI; via the coding sequence ATGTCACTGATCAACACTGAAATCAAACCGTTCAAAACCACTGCTTTTCACAACGGCAAGTTTGGTCCTGTATCCGACGCCGACCTGAAGGGCAAATGGTCTGTCGTGGTCTTCTACCCGGCTGACTTCACCTTCGTCTGTCCGACCGAACTGGGTGATCTGGCTGACGAGTACGAGTCATTCCAGAAGATCGGCGTCGAAGTATACGCGGTATCTACCGACACGCATTTTACACACAAGGCCTGGCACGACGCTTCCGAGACCATCAAGAAGATCCGGTATCCGATGCTCGGCGACCCGACCGGCACCATCACCCGCAATTTCGACGTGATGATCGAAGAAGAAGGCCTGGCGCTGCGCGGCACCTTCGTGATCAATCCCGAAGGCATCATCAAGGTCTGCGAGATCCACGACCTCGGCATTGGTCGTGACGCCAAGGAACTGTTGCGCAAAGTTCAGGCCGCCCAGTACGTCGCCAGCCACCCGGGTGAAGTCTGCCCGGCCAAGTGGACGCCGGGTGACGCCACGTTGGCCCCGTCGCTGGACCTAGTCGGCAAGATTTAA
- the ahpF gene encoding alkyl hydroperoxide reductase subunit F has protein sequence MLDANIQTQLRAYLEKIQHPIELVGTLDGSNKAQEMLALLQDIASLSDKVSVRQDGNSARRPSFSVGRPGEPARISFAGIPVGHEFTSLILALLQTGGHPPKIEASVIAEIRSIPGQFHFETFISLSCHNCPDVVQALNLMAVQNPGISHQMIDGGLFQDEVTERQIMGVPTVFLNGEPFGQGRMTLEEIIGKIDTGALQREAEKVSARAPFDVLIVGGGPAGAAAAIYAARKGIRTGVVSERFGGQVLDTLAIENFISVKETDGPRLAAGLEEHVKEYDVDIINLQRAEALLPDSEGGLTEVRLASGARLRSKTVIIATGARWREMNVPGEKRYRGHGVAYCPHCDGPLFKGKRVAVIGGGNSGVEAAIDLAGVVGQVTLLEFEAILRADAILQKKLFSLPNVKVITQALSTEITGDGQKVNGLLYTDRASGESQRLDIEGVFVQIGLLPNSEWLRDTIALSRHGEIEVDARCETSLPGVFAAGDVTTVPYKQIVIAMGEGSKAALSAFDHLIRRSLS, from the coding sequence ATGTTAGACGCAAACATCCAGACTCAACTGCGGGCATATCTTGAAAAAATCCAGCATCCGATCGAACTGGTCGGCACGCTCGATGGCAGCAACAAGGCACAAGAGATGCTGGCCCTGCTGCAGGACATCGCCTCCCTTTCAGACAAGGTCAGCGTCCGGCAAGATGGCAATTCAGCGCGCAGGCCCTCCTTCTCGGTCGGTCGGCCCGGCGAACCCGCGCGGATCAGCTTTGCCGGCATCCCGGTGGGACATGAATTCACTTCGTTGATTCTGGCCCTGCTGCAAACCGGCGGCCACCCGCCAAAAATCGAAGCCAGCGTAATCGCGGAGATTCGCTCCATTCCCGGGCAGTTCCATTTTGAAACCTTCATTTCGCTGTCGTGCCACAACTGCCCGGATGTCGTGCAGGCGCTCAACCTGATGGCGGTGCAGAACCCGGGCATCAGTCACCAGATGATCGACGGTGGGCTGTTTCAGGACGAAGTGACTGAACGCCAGATCATGGGCGTGCCAACGGTTTTCCTGAATGGCGAACCTTTCGGGCAGGGTCGCATGACGCTCGAGGAAATCATCGGCAAAATCGATACCGGCGCCTTGCAGCGCGAGGCGGAAAAGGTCTCGGCGCGCGCACCCTTCGACGTGCTGATCGTCGGCGGCGGCCCGGCCGGCGCCGCTGCAGCGATCTACGCAGCCCGCAAAGGCATTCGTACCGGCGTGGTCAGCGAGCGTTTCGGTGGACAGGTGCTCGATACCCTGGCGATCGAGAACTTCATCTCGGTAAAGGAGACTGATGGTCCGCGACTCGCCGCCGGGCTCGAGGAACACGTCAAGGAGTACGATGTGGACATCATCAATCTGCAGCGCGCCGAAGCCCTGCTGCCGGACAGTGAAGGCGGCCTGACCGAAGTCCGTCTGGCCAGCGGCGCCAGGCTCAGGAGCAAGACGGTGATCATCGCCACCGGGGCACGCTGGCGCGAGATGAATGTTCCCGGCGAGAAGCGGTATCGCGGCCATGGCGTCGCCTACTGTCCGCACTGCGACGGACCGCTGTTCAAGGGCAAGCGGGTGGCCGTGATCGGTGGCGGCAACTCCGGCGTCGAAGCGGCGATCGACCTCGCCGGTGTTGTCGGCCAGGTCACCCTCCTCGAATTCGAAGCCATCTTGCGTGCCGACGCCATATTGCAGAAAAAGCTTTTCAGTCTGCCCAACGTGAAGGTGATCACCCAGGCCTTGAGCACCGAAATCACCGGCGATGGCCAGAAGGTCAACGGCCTCTTGTACACTGATCGTGCCAGCGGTGAGTCGCAGCGCCTCGACATCGAAGGGGTGTTTGTACAGATCGGCCTGCTCCCCAACAGCGAGTGGCTCAGGGACACCATCGCCCTCTCTCGGCACGGCGAGATCGAGGTCGATGCGCGCTGCGAAACCTCGCTGCCTGGCGTCTTCGCCGCTGGTGACGTCACCACGGTTCCTTACAAGCAGATCGTCATCGCCATGGGCGAAGGCTCGAAAGCCGCACTCAGCGCCTTCGACCACCTGATTCGCCGCTCGCTTTCCTGA
- a CDS encoding response regulator — protein sequence MKIPETTADLQQTLGKEMSSKRALLIDRYPNARTSLRMMLSAMGVGLIDNAGTSADVFRQLRAHRFDIILSDYLLEDERDSQQLLEELRAQQLLPRSTVFIVITSERAYHNVVSVAELAPDDYLVKPFTAHELNVRLARALHRKRFFAQLYEHLDNGAYVEALGTCERLIRQDSGFRFDALRFKGEILNTLGSHAEAQRVYQQVLAQRAVPWARMGLAMALRGQQQMSEAEAFGQSLIDDFPEFIAAYDFLAEVQEEVGKLPEAQEVLQRAAMISPNNSARQRMVGDVAARNQDLQAAERAYGKVLQRRRNSSLRDIDDYTNLSRVMLDRGHTTAARLVTEELRRDWRGNQQGEFAALVMESLCANKEGEPAKAKRAVEKALILHEALKDEGRSAAVSEKLALDLAHACLVTGDEKNAREIVRRIAAENHENRIMIAQVQSIYAKTGKAADGQALLAQVGREIVELNNRGVLAARRGDVEGSVKLLMEAAERVPNLQFLVNATKAIFTLLERKGWDPVLARRGIRFLQLAQAREMRNPKVVSARELYQRVARKYGVATVPFNASRTLRGKGSFP from the coding sequence ATGAAGATCCCCGAGACGACTGCGGACCTGCAGCAAACCCTCGGCAAGGAAATGTCGAGCAAGCGGGCACTGCTGATTGATCGCTATCCGAACGCCCGCACTTCGCTGCGCATGATGCTTTCGGCGATGGGTGTTGGCCTCATAGACAATGCCGGCACCTCGGCCGACGTCTTCCGGCAACTCAGGGCGCACCGTTTCGACATCATCCTCTCCGACTACCTGCTCGAGGACGAGCGCGACAGCCAGCAACTGCTCGAAGAGTTGCGCGCACAACAGCTCCTGCCACGGTCTACCGTATTCATCGTGATCACCAGTGAACGCGCCTATCACAACGTCGTCTCGGTGGCCGAACTGGCGCCGGATGACTACCTGGTCAAGCCCTTTACCGCCCACGAACTGAACGTACGTCTGGCGCGCGCGCTCCACAGGAAGCGCTTCTTTGCGCAACTCTACGAGCACCTCGACAACGGTGCTTACGTTGAAGCGCTGGGAACCTGTGAACGTCTGATCAGACAGGACAGCGGCTTTCGGTTTGACGCCCTGCGGTTCAAGGGAGAGATACTCAATACGCTGGGCAGCCATGCCGAAGCGCAGCGCGTCTACCAGCAGGTGCTGGCACAGCGGGCCGTCCCCTGGGCCCGCATGGGCTTGGCCATGGCGCTGCGAGGACAACAACAAATGTCCGAGGCAGAAGCATTCGGGCAATCACTCATCGACGACTTCCCCGAATTTATTGCGGCCTACGATTTTCTCGCCGAAGTGCAGGAGGAAGTGGGCAAGCTTCCGGAAGCCCAGGAAGTGTTGCAGCGGGCAGCGATGATTTCACCCAACAACTCGGCACGACAACGCATGGTTGGCGACGTGGCGGCACGTAACCAGGATCTCCAGGCCGCCGAAAGAGCCTACGGCAAGGTGCTCCAGCGTCGCCGCAACTCGTCACTGAGGGACATTGACGACTACACCAATCTTTCACGGGTGATGCTCGACCGTGGTCATACCACTGCTGCCCGCTTGGTCACCGAAGAACTCCGCCGTGACTGGCGGGGCAACCAGCAAGGCGAATTTGCTGCGCTGGTCATGGAAAGCCTGTGTGCAAACAAGGAGGGCGAACCCGCCAAGGCCAAGCGGGCAGTGGAAAAGGCGCTCATCCTGCATGAAGCCTTGAAAGACGAAGGCCGTAGTGCAGCGGTTTCGGAGAAACTAGCACTCGACCTGGCACACGCCTGTCTCGTCACTGGCGACGAGAAAAACGCACGCGAGATCGTCCGCAGGATCGCCGCCGAAAACCATGAAAACCGCATCATGATCGCCCAGGTCCAGAGCATCTACGCCAAAACCGGCAAGGCCGCAGATGGTCAGGCGCTGCTCGCACAGGTCGGTCGAGAAATCGTCGAACTCAATAACCGCGGCGTTCTGGCCGCCCGCCGCGGCGATGTCGAAGGCTCGGTGAAGTTGTTGATGGAGGCCGCGGAACGGGTACCCAATCTGCAGTTTCTGGTCAATGCCACGAAGGCGATTTTCACCCTGCTGGAACGGAAAGGCTGGGATCCTGTGCTCGCCAGGCGAGGCATTCGTTTCCTGCAACTGGCACAGGCCAGGGAAATGCGCAACCCGAAGGTGGTTTCGGCGCGCGAGCTGTACCAGCGCGTCGCACGCAAATACGGCGTCGCCACGGTTCCGTTCAACGCTTCGAGAACGTTGCGCGGCAAGGGTAGCTTCCCATAG
- a CDS encoding TSUP family transporter, whose product MAAPDYSLLAGLAVAALFAGLLDAVVGGGGLIQIPALFNALPQEMPATLFGTNKFSSVFGTSNAAWRYARRVEMPWRTTLPAALAAFACSYAGAMAVTWLHPAMLRPLILGLLVGAAAYTFFRRDFGAIHQPRHKGGQEFAYALILGGAIGFYDGFFGPGTGSFLIFLFVRLFGFDFLHASAASKVVNVATNIAALGFFIPHGHFLPLLALIMASCNVLGSFLGTHLAIRHGSGFIRKGFLCVVSVLIIKFAIDTIRLE is encoded by the coding sequence ATGGCGGCCCCTGACTACTCGCTGCTGGCCGGCCTGGCAGTGGCCGCTCTGTTCGCTGGCCTGCTCGATGCCGTGGTTGGTGGTGGTGGGCTGATCCAGATCCCGGCGTTGTTCAACGCGTTGCCGCAGGAAATGCCGGCGACTCTCTTCGGGACCAACAAGTTTTCGAGTGTATTCGGCACCAGCAATGCAGCCTGGCGCTACGCACGCCGTGTCGAGATGCCCTGGCGAACGACATTGCCGGCCGCTCTGGCGGCGTTTGCCTGCTCCTATGCCGGCGCCATGGCCGTCACCTGGCTGCATCCGGCGATGTTGCGTCCGCTGATCCTGGGGTTGCTTGTCGGAGCGGCCGCTTACACTTTTTTTCGGCGCGATTTTGGGGCGATTCATCAGCCTCGGCACAAAGGTGGGCAAGAGTTCGCCTATGCCCTGATTCTGGGCGGTGCGATCGGTTTCTACGATGGTTTTTTTGGACCCGGGACCGGCAGTTTCCTGATTTTTCTATTTGTCCGTCTTTTTGGATTTGATTTCTTGCACGCCTCGGCAGCGTCGAAAGTCGTCAATGTTGCCACCAATATCGCCGCGCTGGGCTTTTTCATTCCGCACGGCCACTTTCTACCTTTGCTGGCGTTGATTATGGCGAGCTGCAACGTGCTCGGTTCGTTCCTCGGCACGCATCTTGCGATACGCCATGGCAGCGGTTTCATCAGGAAGGGGTTCTTGTGCGTGGTGAGCGTCCTGATTATCAAATTCGCGATCGACACCATTCGATTGGAATGA
- a CDS encoding methyltransferase domain-containing protein: protein MNWNPEQYLKFAAARQRPARDLLARLDGKSASRIVDLGCGAGNITQLLAERWPSAQIIGVDSDSAMLAKAAATAPMIDWRRAEISSWQADFPPDLIFSNAVLHWLDDHLQLLPQLLGQLVKGGMLAVQMPANFNAPSHRILRELAAKTEWREVLGGVRMGCVLSAAEYQQLLTPHCRHLELWETTYWQLLSGDDAVFEWMKGSTLVPYLARLDSAAAERFLAIYRERLRTTYLRQPDGHVLFPFKRLFFVAQS, encoded by the coding sequence ATGAATTGGAACCCCGAGCAATACCTGAAATTCGCTGCCGCCCGGCAAAGACCGGCTCGGGATCTCTTGGCCCGGCTTGACGGCAAGTCGGCAAGCCGCATCGTCGATCTCGGCTGTGGGGCCGGCAACATCACGCAGCTATTGGCCGAACGCTGGCCGAGCGCACAGATCATCGGTGTCGACAGTGATTCGGCGATGCTGGCTAAAGCCGCTGCGACGGCGCCAATGATCGACTGGCGGCGAGCGGAAATTTCCAGCTGGCAGGCCGACTTCCCTCCTGACCTGATTTTCTCGAATGCGGTACTGCACTGGCTAGACGATCACCTGCAGCTGCTGCCACAGTTGCTCGGCCAACTCGTTAAGGGTGGCATGCTTGCGGTGCAGATGCCGGCCAATTTCAATGCTCCCTCACATCGAATTCTGCGCGAACTGGCTGCCAAGACCGAGTGGCGCGAGGTGCTTGGCGGCGTCCGCATGGGTTGCGTCTTGTCGGCTGCCGAATACCAGCAGCTATTGACACCGCATTGTCGTCACCTGGAACTCTGGGAGACTACCTATTGGCAGTTGCTCAGCGGTGACGATGCGGTTTTCGAGTGGATGAAAGGTAGCACGCTGGTGCCTTATCTGGCACGCCTCGACTCGGCGGCAGCCGAGCGCTTTCTGGCTATCTATCGAGAACGGCTGCGCACCACCTATCTGCGGCAGCCTGATGGACACGTGCTGTTTCCGTTCAAACGCCTCTTCTTCGTCGCGCAGAGCTGA
- a CDS encoding PilZ domain-containing protein has translation MRLSSVQRVLQCLHGIIARDTGRTLSGPAQAEVETLLNELDTRSPPAHLGREFLSREVTILFADLRGFTAMVANQPAGNVIKILNPCLVRMSEIIFKYQGTIDKFMGDSIMALFGAPVRRTDDVQRALTCAVEMQITMDALNQAHRDQGWPELYMGIGINTGEVLVGTLGSDLYHEYTVIGNEVNLASRIEALSLRGQVLISQSTYERCQDFVDTRGPIDIYLKGKPVPVSLRELIGIPSLGFNVPRKEKRRSHRIRVKLPFGYQIIENGIVFPEIRPGTILDLGYHGALLELECQLPIYCEIKLSLDLPIVAYQARDVYAKILNRKPANGIVRMGSEFTSLPPEANMKIQLFVQLLVFADRS, from the coding sequence ATGAGACTTAGTTCGGTACAGCGTGTGCTGCAATGTCTGCACGGCATCATTGCGAGAGATACCGGAAGGACGCTCAGCGGCCCAGCCCAAGCAGAGGTCGAGACCTTGCTCAATGAACTCGACACGCGCTCTCCTCCTGCGCATCTCGGGCGGGAGTTTCTGAGCCGCGAGGTCACCATTCTGTTCGCCGACCTGCGCGGGTTTACGGCAATGGTCGCCAATCAACCGGCGGGTAATGTCATCAAGATTCTCAATCCCTGCCTCGTCAGGATGAGCGAGATCATTTTCAAGTATCAGGGAACCATAGACAAATTCATGGGGGATTCGATCATGGCGCTGTTCGGCGCGCCAGTGCGGCGTACTGACGATGTTCAGCGAGCACTCACTTGCGCTGTCGAAATGCAGATCACGATGGATGCCCTCAACCAGGCGCACCGGGATCAGGGATGGCCGGAACTGTACATGGGCATCGGCATCAACACCGGCGAGGTGCTTGTGGGCACGCTGGGATCAGACCTCTATCATGAGTACACCGTCATTGGCAATGAAGTCAATCTGGCGTCGCGCATCGAGGCTCTCAGTTTGCGCGGTCAGGTCCTGATCAGTCAGAGCACCTATGAGCGTTGCCAGGACTTCGTCGACACCAGAGGTCCGATCGACATTTATCTCAAGGGGAAGCCGGTACCCGTGAGCCTGCGCGAATTGATTGGCATTCCTTCGCTGGGTTTCAATGTTCCGCGCAAGGAGAAACGTCGTTCTCACCGCATCCGGGTCAAACTGCCGTTTGGTTACCAGATCATCGAAAACGGTATCGTCTTTCCCGAAATTCGCCCAGGCACGATTCTCGATCTTGGCTACCACGGCGCTCTGCTTGAACTGGAATGCCAACTGCCGATTTATTGCGAAATCAAACTCAGCCTTGACTTGCCGATAGTGGCCTATCAAGCGCGCGACGTTTACGCCAAGATTCTGAATCGCAAGCCTGCGAACGGAATTGTGCGCATGGGTTCCGAGTTCACCTCACTCCCTCCGGAGGCGAACATGAAGATTCAGCTTTTTGTCCAACTTCTGGTTTTCGCAGACAGGTCTTGA